In Paroedura picta isolate Pp20150507F chromosome 12, Ppicta_v3.0, whole genome shotgun sequence, one DNA window encodes the following:
- the FOXR1 gene encoding forkhead box protein R1 isoform X1 produces MELRLRNTAFWASLHGRLVPTPGLGGDRSPTEADEQPHLCRWANPNLVCPIAGRPWPAPGREAASASPACRREEARSVPSAAAQAPQAEETAGPDGAPRAAGRRGRGLRWRGRKPKRAAGGWPHPPLNYCLLISLALSSSAGGSLAVQEIYQFTRHHFPFFRTAPEGWKNTIRHNLCFSSSFQKTAEFVCLEGNRKSRLWKLTPEGQRRLREEAQALTPAQRGLLRQSMDSTGRRAERGILTTTLRRRPG; encoded by the exons ATGGAGCTGCGTCTGCGGAACACGGCCTTTTGGGCCAGCCTGCACGGACGGCTCGTACCTACCCCGGGCCTGGGCGGCGACCGCTCGCCTACAG AGGCCGACGAGCAGCCGCACCTGTGCAGGTGGGCGAATCCCAACCTGGTTTGCCCAATTGCTGGGCGTCCTTGGCCGGCGCCTGGCCGAGAGGCTGCCTCTGCGAGCCCAGCCTGCCGTCGAGAAGAGGCACGCTCCGTGCCCAGCGCAGCAGCCCAG GCCCCCCAGGCGGAGGAGACGGCCGGCCCCGACGGCGCTCCCCGGGCCGCCGGCCGGCGAGGAAGGGGCCTCCGCTGGCGGGGCAGGAAACCGAAGAGAGCGGCCGGCGGCTGGCCTCACCCGCCACTCAACTACTGCCTCCTCATCAGCCTAGCGCTCAGCAGCAGCGCCGGCGGCAGCCTGGCCGTCCAGGAGATCTACCAGTTCACACG GCACCACTTCCCTTTCTTCCGCACGGCGCCCGAGGGCTGGAAGAACACGATCCGGCACAACctgtgcttcagcagcagcttccAGAAGACCGCCGAGTTTGTGTGCCTGGAGGGGAACCGCAAATCCCGTCTGTGGAAGCTGACCCCGGAGGGGCAGCGCAGGCTCCGCGAGGAGGCGCAGGCCCTGACTCCAGCCCAGCGGGGGTTGCTGCGGCAGAGCATGGACAGCACCGGTAGGCGGGCGGAGAGagggatcctcacaacaaccctgcggagGAGACCAGGCTGA
- the FOXR1 gene encoding forkhead box protein R1 isoform X2, whose translation MELRLRNTAFWASLHGRLVPTPGLGGDRSPTEADEQPHLCRWANPNLVCPIAGRPWPAPGREAASASPACRREEARSVPSAAAQAPQAEETAGPDGAPRAAGRRGRGLRWRGRKPKRAAGGWPHPPLNYCLLISLALSSSAGGSLAVQEIYQFTRHHFPFFRTAPEGWKNTIRHNLCFSSSFQKTAEFVCLEGNRKSRLWKLTPEGQRRLREEAQALTPAQRGLLRQSMDSTELMRSLLGL comes from the exons ATGGAGCTGCGTCTGCGGAACACGGCCTTTTGGGCCAGCCTGCACGGACGGCTCGTACCTACCCCGGGCCTGGGCGGCGACCGCTCGCCTACAG AGGCCGACGAGCAGCCGCACCTGTGCAGGTGGGCGAATCCCAACCTGGTTTGCCCAATTGCTGGGCGTCCTTGGCCGGCGCCTGGCCGAGAGGCTGCCTCTGCGAGCCCAGCCTGCCGTCGAGAAGAGGCACGCTCCGTGCCCAGCGCAGCAGCCCAG GCCCCCCAGGCGGAGGAGACGGCCGGCCCCGACGGCGCTCCCCGGGCCGCCGGCCGGCGAGGAAGGGGCCTCCGCTGGCGGGGCAGGAAACCGAAGAGAGCGGCCGGCGGCTGGCCTCACCCGCCACTCAACTACTGCCTCCTCATCAGCCTAGCGCTCAGCAGCAGCGCCGGCGGCAGCCTGGCCGTCCAGGAGATCTACCAGTTCACACG GCACCACTTCCCTTTCTTCCGCACGGCGCCCGAGGGCTGGAAGAACACGATCCGGCACAACctgtgcttcagcagcagcttccAGAAGACCGCCGAGTTTGTGTGCCTGGAGGGGAACCGCAAATCCCGTCTGTGGAAGCTGACCCCGGAGGGGCAGCGCAGGCTCCGCGAGGAGGCGCAGGCCCTGACTCCAGCCCAGCGGGGGTTGCTGCGGCAGAGCATGGACAGCACCG AACTGATGAGGTCTCTGCTTGGGCTTTGA